The Dasypus novemcinctus isolate mDasNov1 chromosome 13, mDasNov1.1.hap2, whole genome shotgun sequence genome segment AGCCTCcggggactggggtggggggaacccCTCTGCATCTCACCTTCCTTGCTTACAAACAGGGGATAACACTGAGTTATCCACGACACACATATCCCAGAAACCCAAATCAGGACTCACATTCTGATGGGACAGAAGGGCAGAGAAGGGAAGTCAAGCAATCCAGGAAGAAAATTCGGGAGGTATGGGTCAGACACAGGGTCTCTCCCCATGCCCTAGGCCACTCTCCCCAGTGGGACACTCCCACCCTTCTTCCCACTCACCTAAGAGCAGACAGACTTTGAGATGGGGATCAGTAGGAAAAGATGTTTGTAGCCAAGGGCATGGCCAAGGTCATTAGCTAGCCTGGAGCCTAAGGTTTTTCAAGTGCTTTGAAATGAATGCTTTCTTCTAAACTTCACTGATCTTCACGGGAAAGAATTGTTGGAGACCCTTGAAATGGAGGACTGAGAATCTGGAATTGGCAAGGGGCTCCAGGGAAGAATTAGGGCCCGGGAATGGGGTAGAGGATGTAGATGGGGAAGGCGATTCCAGGTTCAGGATGGGGTAGGGATCAGGGAGAGTTGCCTATATCCCAGGAATGACTGGAAGACTGGTCTATCCCTAATAGTCTGAGTATGAAAACAGAACCATTCGCTGCCacagccccaccccagcctgccTGGGCTCTCCCGCTGCCCCCCGCTCCACTGCCACCCCCAGTTGGCAGGGCTAAGGAGGCAGCAGGGACTGGTGCTAAGCAACAGGAGTTTGCAAAGTAGAGAGTGATGCAGCAGGAGGctcaggggagggcagggaagacaGGTAGGCCTGCTGAGGGTGGGGTGGAGCACTGGGGGTGGAGCACTAAGAGCGGAAAAGAAGGGAGGgggtggagaaggaggaagaggcagaCTTTTTCTGGGACTAAATTCTGCTCAAGCCTCTGTGGTCAAACTCTGAGGGAACCTCTGAGTCACCTGCCTCCTTCCTCTGAAACTTTGAAATTTGAGAGAAAAACACAGTGGTGAGAGGAAAGAGGGCAAGTTTGAGGGGTCAAGGAGCCCAAATCCTGCTTCTGGACCTGACCTTGCCTCACCTCGACTCACCTCTTCCTTACAGAACCCCATATCATCCAGGCGTGGCCATGAGGTCTAACTTGAACCCACCCACCAGACACTGGACCTCACTGGCCTTTAGTCCACCTTAAGCAGAAACAACTTCAGGCCTGATGTTTCCTgggttgggagtgggggtggttctcaatttaatttatctGGAATTGTCTCAGAAACTTGGGTCACCTCCCCACCGTCTCCCCCACTGCTGCCACCCCAGTGGCTCTCCTCCACTCATCCCTTAGAGGCCCATTCTTTTTCTGTGAGAGCATGATTCCTAATTGATAACAGATCTCATCCCAGGGACAGTGGGTTGGAGAATGACTCTCTTTTCAAGTTGCGGCCAACAGCCCTGTCTCCCCCTGTAGCACCCTCACTGATCCAACCATGGAGAGGAAAGGATTAATCCATCCCTGTGCTTTGGAACCAATGCGCTGGAAAGGGGCGACAGGACAGGGCCGGACTGCAAACGTCAGGACTGAGTGCCTGCCTTCCTCCCCTGTCCCCCTCGGGCCGCCCGCACCCTGGCCTCCCTACTCCCTCCCCGTGACTCCTTCCTCCCACCACACACCCAGCAGCCAAGGCCCCTTCCAGATCTCAACGAGGAGCAGATGTGACCTTCAGTCCCATCTCAGGCTCAGTTAGAGGTCCTGCCAGAGGAAGGAGAGGGCGGGAGCAGGGACTGCCTGGCTGAGATCCCACTGCTGGGCATTCCAAGCCCCTGGCTGTCCCTTTCACTGCTTTAGCTCCATCCAGAGCCAGctctatcccctcccccccaccacacACCTCTATCCTGATCAGTTCACgtcccttccccacctccaccgGTCTGCCCCCCCCACAAAACTGCAGCTCAACTATAAGAACATCCCACTCCCACTCCGTGAACCTACACCTTCCCCTGACATACCCATCAGCCCCTACCCCACGCCCCAAGTCTGGCAGACGCAGCCTTGTAGCTTTCAAGAATCTTTATTGAACCTGCTCAGCGTCATGCAGACATCCGGAGGAGCCAGGGTGAGGCCCACCCCACTGCCGCCAGGGAGGCCCCTGGCTGGCAGGCCCCCAGCCACATCTTGGGAGCATTCATTTCTTCCGGGGCTGCTTATCAGGGAAGCTTTCGAAGAATTCATTACACATCATGGTGATGCAGGACAGGAAGACAGTGTACTCCTGGAAGTCCACCTCGTTGTCCTTGTTGTGGTCCAAGTTGGTCATCAGCTTCTGGAACGCAGCCTCATCTGTCCGTTTCTAGAGAAGAGGCTACAGGTGAAAAAAACTGAAACCCGGGTAGCGGAGCTGAGACCACAGCCAGGTTTCCACCCCGAGATCGGTGCTCAGGAAGGCGCACGGCCGCTGCTTTGGGAAGCCCAGCCTTGGGAAGGCCAGGCCTCAGGGCTGAGCCAGTGCGGGAGGCCGTCCCCTGGAAGAGGACGAGGCTGCTGAGCGAGACCTGGTGCTGTCACCTGAAAGTGGGGTCGCCTCTTCTCCCAAGGTGCTTTAAGAATCCATTTAGGTACCAGCCATAGGACAATGCAGAAACTACAG includes the following:
- the S100A4 gene encoding protein S100-A4, yielding MAYPLEKALDVMVTTFHKYSGKEGDKFKLSKSELKELLTRELPSFLGKRTDEAAFQKLMTNLDHNKDNEVDFQEYTVFLSCITMMCNEFFESFPDKQPRKK